In bacterium, the genomic stretch TGCTACCTTTTTCGCTCCTCTTCAGAGCATCCGTGATGTTCCCAGCCCCTCTCTACTCCGCTTTAAAGTCAGAATCGACGAAGGTTTTTATTTTTTCGCGCAAACCTTCCACGGTATCCCATTCGGTATTCGTTCCAGAATTATAGAAGAAGCCTTCGGGCACTGGTTTCGCGGCAGGATGATGATTTAAATAATCATCCCGAGTATAATTATAAGAAATCGACGGTAAAATAGCGTAGTACTCTCCAAGATCAATCGTATCTAGCGAATCGGTTTCCGTGATCATCTCTTCGTGCAATTTTTCTCCGGGACGAATCCCGACATCGCGCAATTCACAATGTGGGGCAATCGCTTCCGCCACATCCAAAATCCGATACGATGGAATTTTAGGAATAAAAATCTCGCCCCCCAACTGATGCTGCATCGCAAAAAGAACCAATTCGGCCCCCTCATCCAATGAGATATTGAAGCGGGTCATTTCTCGATGCGTGATTGGAAGGAAACCCTCTTCGCGATGTTTCATAAAGAAAGGAATGACGGAACCGCGAGAGCCCATCACATTACCGTAGCGAACCACACTGAATCGAATGGAATGCTCTCCTTTAATATTATTGGCTGCCACAAATAACTTATCAGAAACCAGCTTGGTGGCCCCATACA encodes the following:
- a CDS encoding polysaccharide biosynthesis protein, with amino-acid sequence YGATKLVSDKLFVAANNIKGEHSIRFSVVRYGNVMGSRGSVIPFFMKHREEGFLPITHREMTRFNISLDEGAELVLFAMQHQLGGEIFIPKIPSYRILDVAEAIAPHCELRDVGIRPGEKLHEEMITETDSLDTIDLGEYYAILPSISYNYTRDDYLNHHPAAKPVPEGFFYNSGTNTEWDTVEGLREKIKTFVDSDFKAE